One Paracoccaceae bacterium genomic region harbors:
- a CDS encoding NAD(P)/FAD-dependent oxidoreductase, which yields MQVDVAILGAGAAGLFCAGEAARRGRRVLVIDHAERPGEKIRISGGGRCNFTNLGVAPDRFLSKNPRFAISALKRFTAADFVARVDGAGIAWHEKTLGQLFCDGPATQITRMLLDGLAGAALWTGSRVGDVHKHDQIFKIETSRGVVTAARVVVATGGKSIPKMGATDAGYRIAQSFGLPMVETRPGLVPLTFAEQELTWLRPLAGTAVQGRVSCARAGFDEAVLFTHRGLSGPAVLQVSNYWREGQPITVDLSRGRSAAAHLRNLRATQGRMAVATAVATLLPERLARHVVAQVRLAGNLADQPNTALDMLDRAIHAAELRPVGTEGYRTAEVTLGGVDTDALDPRTMESRAVPGLYFIGEVVDVTGWLGGYNFQWAWSSGWVAGQSV from the coding sequence TCGACGTGTGCTGGTCATCGACCATGCCGAACGCCCGGGCGAGAAGATCCGCATCTCGGGCGGCGGGCGCTGCAATTTCACCAACCTCGGCGTCGCTCCGGACCGGTTTCTGTCCAAGAACCCGCGCTTTGCGATTTCGGCGCTGAAGCGGTTCACGGCTGCGGATTTCGTGGCCCGTGTCGACGGTGCCGGGATCGCGTGGCACGAAAAGACGCTGGGCCAGCTGTTCTGCGACGGACCGGCCACCCAGATAACCCGGATGCTGCTGGATGGGCTTGCCGGAGCGGCGCTTTGGACCGGGTCAAGGGTTGGCGATGTTCACAAGCATGATCAGATATTTAAGATTGAAACTTCACGCGGCGTGGTAACTGCGGCGCGGGTCGTCGTGGCCACCGGCGGCAAGTCGATACCGAAGATGGGGGCGACCGATGCGGGCTATCGGATTGCCCAGTCCTTTGGTCTGCCAATGGTTGAGACGCGGCCGGGCCTGGTGCCGCTGACCTTTGCCGAGCAGGAGCTGACATGGCTGCGTCCGCTGGCCGGGACCGCCGTGCAGGGCCGGGTATCCTGTGCCCGTGCGGGGTTTGACGAGGCGGTGCTGTTCACCCATCGCGGTCTGTCCGGCCCGGCGGTGCTACAGGTGTCGAACTACTGGCGCGAGGGTCAGCCGATCACGGTCGACCTGTCGCGGGGGCGGAGTGCCGCGGCGCATCTGCGCAACTTGCGCGCCACACAGGGCCGGATGGCGGTCGCAACCGCGGTTGCAACACTGTTGCCGGAACGTCTGGCCCGGCATGTCGTGGCGCAAGTGCGACTGGCGGGAAACCTGGCGGACCAGCCGAACACCGCACTCGACATGCTGGACCGTGCAATCCACGCGGCCGAACTGCGACCGGTCGGGACCGAGGGGTACCGCACCGCCGAGGTGACACTGGGTGGTGTGGATACCGATGCGCTGGATCCGCGCACGATGGAGTCACGCGCCGTGCCTGGCCTGTACTTCATTGGCGAGGTGGTCGATGTGACCGGATGGCTGGGCGGATACAACTTCCAGTGGGCATGGTCTTCGGGCTGGGTCGCCGGGCAGTCCGTCTGA